One genomic segment of Hafnia alvei includes these proteins:
- a CDS encoding helix-turn-helix domain-containing protein codes for MSSYRELLAKETPAVQAQVAERVEELRREVGLSQLRAELNVSQTELAMAMGIKQPSLAKMEQPDNDPRLSTLKRYVAALGGELSLDVTLPSGKRVAFHI; via the coding sequence ATGAGTAGCTATAGAGAATTACTCGCGAAAGAAACCCCAGCAGTACAAGCTCAGGTAGCTGAGCGCGTTGAAGAACTGCGCCGCGAGGTTGGTTTGTCTCAACTACGTGCAGAACTCAATGTGTCACAGACGGAGCTAGCAATGGCGATGGGCATCAAACAGCCGTCTTTAGCTAAGATGGAACAGCCAGACAATGATCCGCGCCTTTCGACGCTAAAACGCTATGTAGCCGCGCTGGGCGGAGAACTCAGTCTCGATGTGACATTACCAAGCGGTAAACGTGTGGCGTTCCACATCTAA